AGAGATTCTGACCATTCTACTTTTATCGGTAGGTAGCGCTCTTGCAATGACTCTCAAACGAGGAAGAATTCCTTTTACCTCTTCATCGCTCATTTTATTCAGATCGGCTGAGGTAATGACAATATCATCCTCAGACTGAAGTAGGTTTGTTTCTTTTGCTATCGCTTGTGCAGTTCCTTTACGGTCGCCTGTCATCATGACTACTTGCACACCCGCTTCCTGTACTTCTCGGATTGCACTTTTCGATTGTACCCTAATTTCATCTCTGATACCTAATACACCAACCAAACTGGTATTAGAAGGCATTTTCTTTTCAATCGGATCAATCGATTCTTCTGAAACGGCAAGAGCAATGACACGAATACCTTGATCTGCCAATTCATCTAAATGTTGACTAAAAGCTTCTTTATTGTCAAAAGATACTTTCTTTCCTTCAGCATTGAAATAAGAATTACAGTGGTCAAAAATTGCTTCTGGAGCACCTTTGATCAATGTGATTTCTTTTCCTAGTCCATCAAAGATAGTCTCGGCACTCTGAACTTGAGTAGCTGAAAACTTAATGGTACTATTGAATTGAATTTGATTGATGGTTTGTGTACTGACTTTACTCTCTTTTTCTAGTACTGAGCGAGAGATATAAGCTAAAAGTGCTTTCTCAGAAACGTTTCCACCAATAATTTCTCCACTAGGATCAATGTGCGCTGTCGCATTTTCTTGGATAGTGAATTCGCAATATTCCTTTAGCTTTTCTGGGATTTTGAAGAAGTCGTGGTAAGAATTGCCATCGGGAGAAAGAAATTGTGTTACCTCCAATTTACCTTTGGTGATTGTTCCTGTTTTGTCAGAAAAGAGAATATTCAGACTACCTGCTGTTTCGATACTCAATAACTTTCTGACCAAAACTTTCTCTTTCAGCATTTTTTTCATGTTGAGAGAAAGTACAATAGCCACCATCATAGGAAGTCCTTCGGGAACGGCTGCTACCACAATAATGATAGAAAGCACAATTGCATCCATCAAGTCTTTGATGACAACATCGGTATTCTGAAAATATTGAGAAATCAGATCGGGGTCAAAACCATTGGCAAAAATCGCTTTGTTGGCAAAAAAGACAACAGCAATTAGAACCGCAACTCTGTAGCCAATATTACTTATGAGTTTAGCCAACTCTTTTAGTTTGACTTGGAGTGGAGAAAGTCTTTGCTCTGACTCGCCTAATTCTTTAGCCAATTTTCCATAGAAAGTGTGGTCGCCTACATTTTCGACAAGCATGATCGCTTCTCCTTCTTCAACCAAAGCACCTCTAAACACAGAGTTGGGATCAGAGAAATCTCTCTCCAATGCAATACGTTCTTCGGGAATAGGCGTACGTTCTAGGGCTTCGCTTTCTCCCGTAAGTGATGCTTGGTTGATTTTGATTCGTCCATCAACCAAATAGCCATCGGCAGGGATTTTATCTCCTGCTTGAAGTAACACGTAATCTCCTTTTACGATTTCTCCGACAGGAACAGCTTGTACGTTACCATCTCTGATCACGTTGTTATTAATTTTGGAAGCTTCCCTTTGCAGCTCTTGGAAGGATGATTCGTTGCTGTACTCTGAGTAGGTGGATACAAGAGTGGAAAGTAGTACAGCCAAACCAATTGCGAGGGCTTCATACCATTCTGTTAGCTCATAGAGCGATAGTACAATCATGGCTCCTAATGCCACTAACAAAATGATGATAATAGGGTCTTTAAAATTTTGGATCAGTTTATCCCCGAAAGTCTCCGACTGAGGGGGCGTAAGCTCATTACTTCCGTGTGTGTTGCGAGAAGTATTGACCTGATCATTGCTTAAACCTTTTATTTTATAGTGCATGATCACTAAAAGTTAATCTTTGGACGTCCTCTTTCCTAAGTTCGAAATAAATCGAGAGAATAGTGCAGACGTCCCAGATTTTGTTTGCGTTCAGATTATTATGCAGAACGGAAATTCATCAAAGCTTTTGAATGATTTCCTTTTTTCCACACGAACGTAATCTTTCGCTTAAAGTTGGCGTCTGTGATCGGTAAAAATTTTACACCAACATTTTCTTTTCTAGGTTTAGGTAAAAGTGATACACCAATTCCCGATGCAACGAGTGCCAAAGCAGTGTCATCGCCATTGGCAGTAAACACATAATCAGGCTCTATTTGCTTTTCTTCAAAGGCAGAACTCACTTCTTTGAAAAGAGAACAATTACATCTTTTGATAAAAGAAATTTTATGCAGCGCATTTAGTTCTACTTTATCTTTCATGGCCAACGGATGTGTGTCGGGAACACCTATCATCAGTTTATCTTCCGAAACAACACAATGCTCCAGTTGCTCCTCTTCGGGTATAGCTTTGCTAAAGTACCCATCCAATTCATTCCGCTGTAATTTTGAAGATAGGTATTCATGATCTCCTTCTATGAGGTTGACTTTACAGCCACTATGTAACTCTTTGAAGGCTTTCATTTTCGGAACAATCGTATCGAAATCTAAGGTGTTGAGTACACCAATATTGAGTTCTTTTATGGTTTCGTGAGCAAATTCGGTCTCCATACTGTTCCATATAGAAAGCATCGATTTTGCTTTTGGAAGTAAAATCTCTCCTTCTTTTGTGAGGCTTACATTTCGTCGGTCTCTAAAAAAAAGTTGGCAGCCTAAATGTTCTTCTAGCTTCTTTATTCCTGTTGAAAAGGTAGACTGAACAACGTGTACTTTGTCGGATGCTTGCGTGAAATTCTGCGTTTCTGCTAGCGCCACGAAGTATTTTATAAATTGAAGATTCATGTTATCGCTAAAATAGATTACTGTGATTGAATAAATCTATTTTACAAATATACAAAATATACTTTCCTTTGTATCGTCAAAAGGGATTAGTAGATCAGAAAAAATTCATAATAACGATTAAAATAAATATTCCATGGCAACACTAAACGAAAGACTTGAACAATTAAAAGAGCGCCTTGAAGGAAGTATGCCTCCTGAAGCTCTAAAGATCATGCATGGAGCAACGGACGATCTTCGTGCCTCTGGAATTATGGAAAAAGTAGCTAAAGTGGATGATACATTTCCAAGTTTTACTTTGGTAAATCAAGATAATGCAGAGGTGAGTTTAGCAGATC
The sequence above is drawn from the Sediminitomix flava genome and encodes:
- a CDS encoding calcium-translocating P-type ATPase, PMCA-type, with translation MHYKIKGLSNDQVNTSRNTHGSNELTPPQSETFGDKLIQNFKDPIIIILLVALGAMIVLSLYELTEWYEALAIGLAVLLSTLVSTYSEYSNESSFQELQREASKINNNVIRDGNVQAVPVGEIVKGDYVLLQAGDKIPADGYLVDGRIKINQASLTGESEALERTPIPEERIALERDFSDPNSVFRGALVEEGEAIMLVENVGDHTFYGKLAKELGESEQRLSPLQVKLKELAKLISNIGYRVAVLIAVVFFANKAIFANGFDPDLISQYFQNTDVVIKDLMDAIVLSIIIVVAAVPEGLPMMVAIVLSLNMKKMLKEKVLVRKLLSIETAGSLNILFSDKTGTITKGKLEVTQFLSPDGNSYHDFFKIPEKLKEYCEFTIQENATAHIDPSGEIIGGNVSEKALLAYISRSVLEKESKVSTQTINQIQFNSTIKFSATQVQSAETIFDGLGKEITLIKGAPEAIFDHCNSYFNAEGKKVSFDNKEAFSQHLDELADQGIRVIALAVSEESIDPIEKKMPSNTSLVGVLGIRDEIRVQSKSAIREVQEAGVQVVMMTGDRKGTAQAIAKETNLLQSEDDIVITSADLNKMSDEEVKGILPRLRVIARALPTDKSRMVRISKSIGKVIGMTGDGVNDSAALKKSDVGFAMGSGSEVAKEAGGIVILDDNFLSIGNAIRYGRTIFRSIRKFVTFQLTVNVAAVSTAFLGPLIGVDFPLTIIQLLWINMIMDTLAAIAFGGEPALHRYMNEPPIDREEHILTKNMRTSILSSGIYITLFSILFLTVPFFKELFLRDGVFNEKVFLTAFFNIFIFLILFNAFNVRTERRNLFEHLKENLMFFQVMLGIAVLQIVFTYIGGSILRTVPLNLKEWGLVFGFAFSIIPIDMIRKSIMK
- a CDS encoding LysR family transcriptional regulator; the encoded protein is MNLQFIKYFVALAETQNFTQASDKVHVVQSTFSTGIKKLEEHLGCQLFFRDRRNVSLTKEGEILLPKAKSMLSIWNSMETEFAHETIKELNIGVLNTLDFDTIVPKMKAFKELHSGCKVNLIEGDHEYLSSKLQRNELDGYFSKAIPEEEQLEHCVVSEDKLMIGVPDTHPLAMKDKVELNALHKISFIKRCNCSLFKEVSSAFEEKQIEPDYVFTANGDDTALALVASGIGVSLLPKPRKENVGVKFLPITDANFKRKITFVWKKGNHSKALMNFRSA